The genome window gagggtgcaacaggtcagtacctcaatagtaaatgtcagttggcttttcatagccgaccaTTCAGAGGTCgcgacagcaggtgcggtagagtcAAAAACaccaggtccgggacaaggtagtacgtccagtgaacaggtcagggttccgtaGCCGCAGGAAGAACAGTTGAAACCACAGCAACAAACTCGCCACAGACACCGTGGATGCCATGGAACCTCATGATGTGATAGCAGGAAATAAGGTGAAATATACAGGGATGGGAAGGTATAGGGGTGCATATGtattaatatacagtgccttccgaaagtTTTCACATCCCTTAACTTTCCACacgttgttacagcctgaatttaaaatggattaatttGAGATTTTTctcactggcctatacacaataccccataatgacaaagtgaaaacatgtttttagaatttttagcaaatttgttgaaaatgaaatgcagaaaATCTCATattagtattcacacccctgagtaaatACTTTGTATTTTCAAgtaaagtcaaaactgtaactcaagccattcaggaacattcagtgtttttttcttggtaagcaactccagtgtagatttggccatgtgttttagtttattgtcctgctgaaaggatAATTCCTGGgatcagtgtctggtggaaaacagACAACCAGGCTTTCCTCAGATTTTTTCCCCCTGTGCTTAGCTGAAGTccgtttatttttttatcctggaAAAACACCcctgtccttaacgattacacgcataataataaaataaaagcaGAGATTGAATATatttttgagcatggtgaagttattaattacactttagatgatatcaatcaatacacccagtcactacaaagatacaggcgtccttacTAACTGTTGCCGTGCGACCAGACTGTGGACAGCCAGgcgtcatcaggccaggtagtcctgaggaatGGTCCTAGGGCTTCTCTCTATCCCTTTTTTTCCTGTGTACCATTATACTACTTTTACCTCACTGATTTGTTTTTCATGCTGGAAAaatacactgaaccaaaatataaacgcaacatgtaaagtgtttggtccatgtttcatgagctgaaataaaagctcccagaaatgttccatatgcacactaaaatgtgcagttttgtcacaacacaatgccacaaatgtctcaagttttgagggagtgtgcaattggcatgctgactgcaggaatgttcaccagagctgttgccagaaaatgtcatgtttatctaccataagccacctccaacgtcgttttagagaatttggcagtacgttcaacctgcctcacaaacacagaccatgtgtaaccacgccagcccaggacctccacatctggcttcttcacctgcgggatcgtctgagggggagtgctgaggagtatttctgtctgtaataaagcccttttgtggggaaaaactcactctgattggctgggcctggacCCCAGTGGGttgacctggctcccaagtgggtggtcCTATGCCcgccaaggcccacccatggctgcacccctgcccagtcatgtgaaattcatagattagggccaaattaatgtattttgattgatttccttatatgaactgtaactcagtaaaatctttgaaattgttgcatgttgtttttaaaatatttttgttcagtgtagttataCAGTACAATGACAATACTTGTGTGAAGTCCACTGTTATTGTTCCCTTCAGCTAAAATGTTGTCATATGATGTCAGGGCTTCTTGATCATGTGACTGTTCTGATCGGCATTGCATATGGCGGGAAGGCCATTGCTGGGGTCATCAACCAGCCCTTCTTCAATTATCAGGTGACAACAAACAATTTTTTCTACCTTATACCCTCTCACCCTATCAGGGAATGACATATTCAGTAGGGAGGAAATGTTATGAAATGGGGAGATTTGTCCAAATAAGAACAGATTTTTCATTTTCTAtagtgtgccctactgaacactaCTTTAGTCTGTGTGTATAATGACCTTTCTTCTGTATCTACAGCTGGGGACGGAGTCAGCAGACATGGGGAGAACTCTGTGGGGAATGCCCGGACTGGGCGCTTTCGGGTTCGAGCTACAAGAGGTCCCGGATGGCCGACGCATTGTCACCACAACCCGTTCCCACAGCAACAAACTCGTCACAGACACTGTGGATGCCATGGAACCTCATGATGTGATAAGAGTCGGCGGAGCAGGAAATAAGGTGAAATATACAGGGATGGGAAGGTTAGGGGTGCATATGTATTcagagaaagtattcacatcccttcaCCTTCCacatgttacagcctgaatttcaaatggattaaattgagattttgtgtcactggcctatacacaatacccccataatgacaaagtgaaaacatgtttttagaatttttttgcaaatttgttgaaaatgaaatgcagaaaATCTTattagtattcacacccctgagtaaatactttgtagaagcaccttgttgatcattgctagacaacaatttGCAGGTCTTGCCGTAGATTTAAGTAAAGTCAActttaactcggccactcaggaacattgttttcttggaaagcaacttccagtgtagatttggccttttgtagatttgtcctgctgaaaggagaATTCTTCTCCCAGTGGctggtggaaaacagactgaaccaggcttTCCTTTATGATTTTTCCCTGTGCTTAGCTGAATTCTGTTTAGTATTTTTATCCTGAAAGACTCCCCAGTCCATAACGATTACACGCATAATGATAAAATAAAAGCAGAGATTGAATATCTTCTTGAGCAtggtattaattacactttggatggtgtatcaatcaatacgcccagtcactacaaagatacaggagtccttcctaactccgttgccagaggaaggaaaccgctcagggatttcaccatgaggccaatggtgactttaaaacagttgagtttaatggctgtgattggagaaaactgaggatggatcaacaacattgtagttattccacaatactaaccgaaatgacagagtgaaaagaagaaagcctgtacataTTACAAATattcatcctgtttgcaattaggcactaaagcaatactgcaaaaaaatgtggcaaagaaattcactttatcctgaatacaaagtgttatgcttggggcaaatccaacaacacatcactgagtaccactctccatattttcaagcatggtcgtggctgcatcatgttataggtatgcttgtcatcggcaagggagTTTAGggtaaaaataaacagaatagagctaagcacaggcaaaatcttagaggaaaacctggttctgtcTGCTTTCCAGCAGATACTTGGaaacattcacctttcagcaggacaacctaaaacacaaggccaaatgtacactggagttgcttaccaagacattgaattttcctgagtggcctagttagattttcaagctgatttaagtcaaaactatggcaagacttgaaaattgctatctagcaatgatcaacaaccaacttgacagagcttgacgtTTTAAAAgaatgcaaatattgtacaatccaggtgagcaaagcttagacttacccagaaagactcagatGTAACTGTAGAATTGTGAAAATTCACTTCGTCTGAAGATGACAAATAATTATTTTAGGGGTCTATGACCCTACTATGATATTACATCTGACTTCATTATCATGTGAATGCTATAGCCCCATAATCATACCCAGTGGGTATAGCCAAGTTTGCAAGCCTTGCGTCACCACTTGGAATACTATAAGATGCACGTGTCTAGGTTTACCATTATGCAATTATTAAGAGGCTAAGGGACAAGGAGCTAATATCTTGCAATCAATGTCCTAGCATTAAATGATTGAGTTAACTCTGGCTCAAAAATGCAGTTCGAGaaagcatacagtaccagtcaaaagttaacaCATCTACtcgtcaagggtttttctttgtcttccctattattctacaatgtagaaaatagtaaaaataaactatgaaataatgtagtaaccaaaaaagtgttaaacaaatcaaaatgagattattcaaagtagacAACTTTTGCACActctgcattctctcaaccagcttcacctggaatgcttttccaacagtcttgaaggagttcccacatatgagcacttgttggctgcttttccttcactctgcagtccaactcatcccaaaccatctcaattgggttgaggtcaggtgattggaggccaggtcatctgatgcagcactccatcgctctccttcttggtcaaatagcccttacacagcctggaggtgtgttgggtcattgtcctgttgcaaaacaaataatagtcccacttagaacaaaccagatgggatggcatattgctgcagaatgctgtggtagccatgctggttaagtgtgccttgaattctaaataaatcagactgtcaccagcaaagcaccctcacaccacctcctacatgcttcacggtgggaactacacatgcggagatcatccgttcacctactctgcgtctcaaagacacagcggttgtagCCAAAAAGctcaaatttggactaatcagaccaaaggacagatatttccaccagtctgtcctttgcttgtgtttcttggccacagcaagtctcttcttattattggtgtcctttagtagtggtttctttgcagaaattcaaccatgaaggcctgattcacaaagtctcctctgaacagttgatgttgagaaatgtgtctgttacttgaactctgtgaagcatttatttgggctgcaatttctgaggtgcagttaactctaatgaacttatcctctgcagcagagggaactctgcgtcttccttttctgtggcggtcctcatgagagccagtttcatcatagagcttgatggtttttgcgactgcacttgaagaaactttcaaagttcttgaaatgttccagattgactgaccttcatgtcttttaAAGTaacggactgtcgtttctctttgcttatttgagctgttcttgtcataatatggacttgaaatgcattccacgtgactacctcatgaagctggttgaaagaatgccaagagcgtgcaaagctgtcaaggcaaagaaagagtggctactttgaagaatctcaaatataaaatattttgatttgtttaacacatgattctagatgtgttatttcatagttttgatgtcttcactattattctgcaatgtagaaaagtcaaataatgaaaaaccctggaatgagtaggtgtgtcaacttttgactggtactgtatattgtgaaTAAAATGTACTATTAGACATCTCATCAAATAATATTTAAAGGAAAATTACTCCAATGTGAAGACTACGGTTCGTATCTATTTAAAAGTGATCAGATTTGGACttcgagtggcgcagcagtctaggGCACTGCTAGAGGCATCGTTTCAAagccgggttcgatcccaggctgtgtcggcttggcagggtcatacCAGAAATCTTCATGATAAAAAGAATGCAAAATATTCTGTTTTAACGGCATAGAAAATTCATCACTATGATATACAAACGTACATCAAGAGATCTACCCTGACCTAAGTTTAAGACAAGCTTTTATTCTTCTAAGAGCGATAAATCCCAGTATCTCCCATCGTCTAATTTAACATCAATTTGCAAGGCCCAAAACATAAGTCATAACTTCAGACACGTCCTCTAATCTAATTATCACACCTCAACACTGTATGATAAGAGCACATCGTTGTTGTTCCCCTTTGAACTTTCCGCTGTCCAACGAACAGAATAACAGTTTCTCTAACAAATCCACAGGACTTACAGTACAATGAAACATATCAAAATTCATAGCTCTTTATGAACTCTTGAATTCACATAGTAACATTAATTTTGTCAATTCAAATCTTCACCTCCTGGCTTCAGTGACCCTAGGACGTCTCTTCATCGAGATTACCACAGTAAAGGTGTGTTTGACCACTGTGGCCCACAGATGGTCAGTCATTCAAACAATGCCATACATCATGATTGAGTCATCACACTGGGCCTCGGTGCCAACTAGACATCTTCATCACTGGCCTTCATCATTCACTCTCTATTCAACTAGATAAtaactgccaaaggtgattctaacatgtattgtggTATTCAGTGGTGTGAATATTTATAAAtgacatttcattttcaatacatttgcagtgttgtgtgtagatgggtgtttTTGAATTCTGGCTGTAACACTTTGGAATAAGtcgaggtatgaatactttctgaatacactaATTATACAATGTAGTCTTACTCCTCTGTTGCACCCTATCTTTGTGTAGATTATTCAGCTTGTGGAGGGGAAggcttcagcctatgtatttgCCAGTCTAGGAACTAAAAAGTGGGACACATGTGCCCCTGAAGCCATCCTGCATGCAGTAGGAGGTAAGCAACAATCTTCCTCTATCTTACTGAAAGTACCTCCTAATTATGAGTAAGGACAGTAATGTTGCCTGCCATTTTTTCTCTTTTGTCTGTCCCTCTGCAGGTAAGCTGACAGACATGCATGGCAGTGCGTTGTGTTATGATGCTAACGTGAAGCACATGAACTCCGCTGGGGTGCTGGCCACTCTACGCAACCACCAGTATTATGCCAGCAGAGTGCCCCAGTCAGTCCTGCAGGCCCTCAAGCCCTGATTGATAAATTTACTGTACCACGTATTGTCCAAAAACAAATTAGTATAAAATGTTCTTTAATCATGAATCGTATTTGTTTATTTCTATAATAACCTGTGTAACATATTGCACATCAGTGTTAAAAACAACACTGCACTTTTATACTGTGTATAGATAATTGTTGACTAGGAAAATCAGGCCATGTTTGACAGTTTTGTTCCCAAATTTTTTTTACTAGACATTTCTACACATTTCTAAACATTAACAGCCCAGACTGATTCGGCCAGCAGCATACCCCCCTGCATCCCACTGTTGTGTTTGTCCCTTGATTGGAGACGTGTGCCGTCTTTTGGGTAggatgttaaacaggtgtcctgactgtggtcactaaagatcccatggcacttatcgtaagagtagaggTGTTAAACTTCTtgcggctgagatcccgttaacgggatcgacttaacagccagtgaaagtgcagggcgccaaattcaaacagaaatctcataattaaaattcctcaaacatacaagtatttgacaccattttaaagctacacttgttgttaatcccaccagtgtccgatttcaaaaaatctttacgacgaaagcacaccatctgattatgttaggtcagcacctagtcacagaaaaacacagccatttttccagccaaagaggagtcacaaaaagcagaaagagaaaatgaatcactaacctttgatgatgacactcataggacttcatgttacacaatacatgtatgttttgtttgataaagttcatatttatatccaaaaatcttagtttacattggcgcgttatgttcagtaatgttttgcctccaaaacatccggtgattttgcagagagccacatcaattcacagaaatactcataataaacattgataaaagatacaagtgttttacatggaacttaatgcaaccgctatgtcagattttacggaaaaagcacaccatgcaataatctgagtacggcgctcagtcacaaaaacaagccatacaggtacccgccatgttgtggagtcaacagaagtcagaaatagaattataaatattcacttacctttgatcttcatcagaatacactcccaggaatcccagttccacaataaatgtttgttttgttcgataacgtccaccatttgtccaaatacctcctttttgttcgcacgtttagttCCGAAGGCCAAAGTCAAAAAagtccattacagttcgtagaaacatgtcaaacgatgtatagaatcaatctttaggatgtttttaacctACATCTCCAATAATGATTCAacccggagaattcctttgtctgtagaaatgcgatggaacgtaGCTAACTCTCACAGGGGtgcgcctgagtgagctcgtggcactctgccagagccctgactcaatcagctcttattcccccctccttcacagtagaagcatcaaacaaggttctaaagactggtgacatctagtggaagcctaggaagtgcaatatgaccccatgtatattggataggcaaacctacaaacctcagatttcccacttcctggttgaatttcaggtttttgcctgccatatgagttctgttatactcacagacattattcagagtgttttctatccaaatctactaataatatgcatatcttagcttctgggactgagtagcaggcagtttactctgggcaccttattcatccaagctactcaatactgcccccagccataagaagttttaaccccggtgtcctggctaaattcccaatctggccctcagaCCATCACGGTTACCTAATCATCCCGAGTTTACATtcatctcccctgtaactattccccgtTGCTGTAAATAAGACTgagttctcagtcaacttacctggtaaaataagggttaaattaaATAATTACCAAAATGGTATGGCATAAAAGTAAGCAAGCCTGACACCCATGACAAGTCGGAGGACTTTGAGAGCTGGTGTCAGACAGGCTTGGCCTTAACCATGTCCAAACGATTTGGTAAAAATCTCTGTTCTAAATTAGTAATTGGCTGACATACATCCGTATTACCTTTCTGGtagacagaacaacaacactAGGCCCTCCGATGCACTGGTTTGAAAGGCACCCTAAAGCATAATGACAGACATGAGGCAGGGTCAACAGcactgttccatttattccattcaaaGATTCTGAAACAAACTTGTACAAATCTCAAAACTGTTTAAAACAATGACAGTTTCCAAATTGAAGAGACCGATAGATGAGAACAAGGCAAAAGGCGAGATGTGCCCTAAAACTAAAATGCTATTTAAAATATTCCTTAGTAAACTCATTAGTTGGATGAGAATAATAATTCTGAACCAGATATTGGAATCAGCATACAGGAAAGGTCCACCAAGTAGATATACTCACTGGCTCATGCATTCTGATGCCTTGCTTGTTGTTGACGTCTTCAACCTCTTTAGGCGGTCAATCTACCACTAGGGGGCAGCAATGTCTAAGTAGCTGACACTGCAGAGTAAAAAGTGCCATCTCTGCGAGCTTGGTAAACATGCGCTGACCTCCGTGTGTAATATTTCATGTTTACAAGAACTGCAGGGGCAATGCTGAAAACAGCTCATAAGTatatatacaaataaaaaaaacctGGTAATAGTCTTGTGGGGCCAACTGGTCGTGTGTGAGAAAAATAATAGGCTACTGAACACCAATTGAAATCAGGTGCCTTTGAATCTTGCCTTTAACTTCCCAAGCCACAACCATCTATGCATTCTCACAGGCATACAGTAAAAGCAATGTCCATAACAAACAGTCTTCAGCAATGGAAGCAGGTTCAGTGGATAAGAAGAGAGGCTGGTGTGGAAGGGCTTGATTCAAAACCAACAGGCATTTGGAACACCCATTTGTGAGCCCTTTGAGTTAGTACACGCAACCTTAACTGTACTAGTACTTCTCTGTATATACCGTCATTTTGTATGGTTCTGATAATATGCATTTGTACGAGTACTTTCAAAGTAATTTTTGTTAATACTTCATTAGTGTCCGCATAAAGAGAACATTGAGTCCAACAGGGTGAAAATGACATTCTCCAAACTCACTAGGAGGCTAAACCATTCCACTCAGTTACTGTAGCCAAAATGTGGGAGGAAAATGGCATGTTATTAGTAATATTGTGAGAAGGTTACATACGCATTAGCAGGGAAAATGCGAGGGTCTGGAAACGTTATAGGTCTGGAAGAGTCAACGTTGTTGGCTGGGGGGTAAAGAACCCACCTCACTCAAATAAAAAGCTATACTTTTTTTACTATGTTTGAAGGCAGAAAAGCGTCCGTTCCAAATGTGTTGCCCCTTTCCACAAAAGGTTTGTATCGTATTGCTGCACCTTAACCTGAGCAACACATTTCATAGCATTGAAAAACCACAAGTCACTTACATTATGAATAAAAATACCAACAAACAAGCAAAAAAACGAAATGTTCACAGCAAAGATTTTATGTTTTACACATATATGAAAGAGG of Salvelinus namaycush isolate Seneca chromosome 29, SaNama_1.0, whole genome shotgun sequence contains these proteins:
- the bpnt1 gene encoding 3'(2'),5'-bisphosphate nucleotidase 1, which produces MSGNPAVVMRLVASAYAMAEKAGAIVRRVLQSGELGIVEKTGANDLQTLADRLVQQSICASLSKSFPKITIIGEEDLPEEAIKEDLIESGQSEDILQKSCPAEYSALKEEELVVWVDPLDGTKEYTEGLLDHVTVLIGIAYGGKAIAGVINQPFFNYQLGTESADMGRTLWGMPGLGAFGFELQEVPDGRRIVTTTRSHSNKLVTDTVDAMEPHDVIRVGGAGNKIIQLVEGKASAYVFASLGTKKWDTCAPEAILHAVGGKLTDMHGSALCYDANVKHMNSAGVLATLRNHQYYASRVPQSVLQALKP